Proteins encoded by one window of Salvia splendens isolate huo1 chromosome 7, SspV2, whole genome shotgun sequence:
- the LOC121742453 gene encoding 28S ribosomal protein S29, mitochondrial-like isoform X2 has product MRRTLPLTWAPMAALSSLPLRLSPPSPIMMSTITFDSGANVFDMFCSVKELNEVLPEGLPLGMVKEFEESCRSALLVRRCFIELRDNFRQAADPSLAAKSKGHKVRKQIVLDGLLSCGKSTVLAMLVNWARKEGWLVLYVPRGRDWTLGGLFYKNPETNLWDTPVQAVNILQDFLKFNKSLLEGITCKILDPIPLGEGAGVGWPKGRDKMQILEGTTLSQLVEAGVKDSHAAVGVVVRLRKELSKVTSVPVLIAIDQYNNWFTFTDFEEPVTDRSVRPIHAREVATVNAFRSMMHDDMMVGAFSHSTAVGKLRQELPDVPTDARIFLPRYNLDEAATVCHYYLRQRLAKHDAFTEENWKKIFYLSHGNGTEMRYLVPFMR; this is encoded by the exons ATGAGAAGAACCCTGCCCTTGACTTGGGCCCCAATGGCCGCTCTCTCTTCACTTCCGCTCCGTCTCTCTCCTCCCTCACCGATAATGATGTCAACCATTACTTTCGATTCAG GTGCAAATGTATTTGATATGTTTTGTAGCGTGAAGGAGTTAAACGAGGTTTTGCCAGAGGGGCTTCCATTGGGAATGGTGAAGGAATTTGAGGAATCATGCAGGAGTGCCTTGTTGGTGCGGCGGTGCTTCATTGAACTTCGGGATAATTTCAGGCAGGCTGCTGATCCTTCATTAGCAGCTAAGTCTAAAG GTCATAAAGTAAGGAAGCAAATTGTATTAGATGGCCTTTTGAGTTGTGGGAAGAGTACTGTACTTGCAATGCTTGTTAACTGGGCCCGCAAGGAAGGTTGGCTTGTGCTTTATGTCCCTCGAGGCCGAGACTGGACACTTGGTGGATTATTCTATAAAAATCCTGAGACTAATCTGTGGGATACCCCTGTGCAGGCTGTAAACATTCTACAA GATTTCTTGAAGTTCAATAAGTCTTTATTGGAAGGTATAACATGCAAAATACTTGATCCTATTCCTTTGGGAGAGGGTGCTGGTGTTGGCTGGCCAAAAGGTAGGGATAAGATGCAAATTCTTGAAGGGACAACTCTTTCCCAGCTAGTTGAGGCTGGAGTTAAAGACTCACATGCTGCTGTTGGAGTGGTGGTTAGACTGAGGAAGGAATTATCTAAAGTGACTAGCGTCCCCGTTCTTATTGCAATTGATCAA TATAATAATTGGTTCACATTTACTGACTTTGAGGAGCCAGTGACGGATCGTTCTGTTCGACCCATTCATGCTAGAGAAGTTGCTACT GTCAATGCATTCAGGTCAATGATGCATGATGATATGATGGTGGGCGCCTTTTCTCATTCAACTGCTGTTGGAAAATTGCGTCAAGAATTGCCAGATGTTCCTACTGATGCTCGAATCTTTCTCCCTCGGTACAATTTGGATGAGGCCGCTACCGTCTGCCATTACTATCTCAG GCAAAGACTAGCGAAGCATGATGCATTTACGGAGGAAAACTGGAAAAAGATCTTCTACTTGTCTCATGGAAATGGAACAGAGATGAGATATTTAGTTCCTTTCATGCGGTGA
- the LOC121742453 gene encoding 28S ribosomal protein S29, mitochondrial-like isoform X1: MLLRSLLRATTGAASPLRQSQWQLTNCRNMASKTPKAKGGSSKGKKTQPKFDKKTQTKSDLKDKKPEEVLVASPESIAKQDAELRRRLLAEDEKNPALDLGPNGRSLFTSAPSLSSLTDNDVNHYFRFSVKELNEVLPEGLPLGMVKEFEESCRSALLVRRCFIELRDNFRQAADPSLAAKSKGHKVRKQIVLDGLLSCGKSTVLAMLVNWARKEGWLVLYVPRGRDWTLGGLFYKNPETNLWDTPVQAVNILQDFLKFNKSLLEGITCKILDPIPLGEGAGVGWPKGRDKMQILEGTTLSQLVEAGVKDSHAAVGVVVRLRKELSKVTSVPVLIAIDQYNNWFTFTDFEEPVTDRSVRPIHAREVATVNAFRSMMHDDMMVGAFSHSTAVGKLRQELPDVPTDARIFLPRYNLDEAATVCHYYLRQRLAKHDAFTEENWKKIFYLSHGNGTEMRYLVPFMR, from the exons ATGTTGCTCCGATCTCTCCTCCGAGCAACCACCGGCGCCGCCTCACCACTCCGGCAATCTCAGTGGCAGCTCACCAATTGCCGGAACATGGCCTCTAAAACCCCTAAAGCTAAAGGTGGTTCCAGCAAAGGAAAGAAAACCCAGCCAAAATTCGATAAGAAAACACAGACCAAATCCGATCTAAAGGATAAGAAGCCTGAAGAAGTGCTGGTGGCGAGCCCCGAGTCTATTGCTAAACAAGATGCggagctccgccgccgcctgcTAGCGGAGGATGAGAAGAACCCTGCCCTTGACTTGGGCCCCAATGGCCGCTCTCTCTTCACTTCCGCTCCGTCTCTCTCCTCCCTCACCGATAATGATGTCAACCATTACTTTCGATTCAG CGTGAAGGAGTTAAACGAGGTTTTGCCAGAGGGGCTTCCATTGGGAATGGTGAAGGAATTTGAGGAATCATGCAGGAGTGCCTTGTTGGTGCGGCGGTGCTTCATTGAACTTCGGGATAATTTCAGGCAGGCTGCTGATCCTTCATTAGCAGCTAAGTCTAAAG GTCATAAAGTAAGGAAGCAAATTGTATTAGATGGCCTTTTGAGTTGTGGGAAGAGTACTGTACTTGCAATGCTTGTTAACTGGGCCCGCAAGGAAGGTTGGCTTGTGCTTTATGTCCCTCGAGGCCGAGACTGGACACTTGGTGGATTATTCTATAAAAATCCTGAGACTAATCTGTGGGATACCCCTGTGCAGGCTGTAAACATTCTACAA GATTTCTTGAAGTTCAATAAGTCTTTATTGGAAGGTATAACATGCAAAATACTTGATCCTATTCCTTTGGGAGAGGGTGCTGGTGTTGGCTGGCCAAAAGGTAGGGATAAGATGCAAATTCTTGAAGGGACAACTCTTTCCCAGCTAGTTGAGGCTGGAGTTAAAGACTCACATGCTGCTGTTGGAGTGGTGGTTAGACTGAGGAAGGAATTATCTAAAGTGACTAGCGTCCCCGTTCTTATTGCAATTGATCAA TATAATAATTGGTTCACATTTACTGACTTTGAGGAGCCAGTGACGGATCGTTCTGTTCGACCCATTCATGCTAGAGAAGTTGCTACT GTCAATGCATTCAGGTCAATGATGCATGATGATATGATGGTGGGCGCCTTTTCTCATTCAACTGCTGTTGGAAAATTGCGTCAAGAATTGCCAGATGTTCCTACTGATGCTCGAATCTTTCTCCCTCGGTACAATTTGGATGAGGCCGCTACCGTCTGCCATTACTATCTCAG GCAAAGACTAGCGAAGCATGATGCATTTACGGAGGAAAACTGGAAAAAGATCTTCTACTTGTCTCATGGAAATGGAACAGAGATGAGATATTTAGTTCCTTTCATGCGGTGA
- the LOC121810982 gene encoding probable WRKY transcription factor 26 produces the protein MSSASFTSLLTSDHHWTTTSSAVSRGLGDRIAERTGSGVPKFKSLPPPSLPITPLSAASPSSWFAIPPGLSPAELLDSPILLPASNILPSPTTGTFPIQDFGWKSSSDRNDIKLEHNNFSEFSFQTQKPLPSYNLGEERWNYQQSANPNDQDKPGAKSEIDQTPRYSPEMVAIQGNDQSCNTAQIEYNHYNQKQASSQNRKSDDGYNWRKYGQKQVKGSENPRSYYKCTFANCSMKKKVETDLDGRITEIVYKGNHNHPKPQSTRRSSLSSSSASSSVHPKSYSAQISEQSYGQERIDSSVAAPDNSTISIGDDELEQSSHKSRSGGDEIDDEEPRTKRWKCESESECVSAVGSKAVREPRVVVQTTSDIDILDDGYRWRKYGQKVVKGNPNPRSYYKCTTPECAVRKHVERASQDPRSVITTYEGKHNHDIPAARGSGNGRPSSNAGAAIRPTPLPNNGMRQPMIDGYDMGSYGYSSFGTYDNTTPFSRAKDEPKDDLFLESLLC, from the exons ATGTCTTCTGCCTCTTTCACCAGCCTCCTCACCTCCGACCACCACTGGaccaccacctcctccgccGTGAGCAGAGGCCTCGGTGATCGGATAGCTGAGAGGACTGGCTCTGGTGTTCCCAAATTCAAGTCCCTGCCGCCGCCTTCGCTGCCGATAACTCCCCTCTCCGCCGCCTCGCCTTCTTCCTGGTTCGCTATTCCACCCGGCCTCAGCCCCGCCGAGCTTCTCGATTCTCCAATTCTTCTTCCCGCTTCCAAT ATTTTGCCGTCTCCGACCACCGGGACTTTTCCGATTCAGGATTTCGGTTGGAAGAGTAGTTCCGATAGAAACGATATCAAGCTCGAACACAACAACTTCTCAGAATTCTCTTTCCAAACCCAAAAGCCTTTGCCGTCTTATAATTTG GGAGAAGAGAGATGGAATTACCAGCAATCCGCCAATCCAAACGATCAAGACAAACCAGGCGCGAAATCGGAAATCGATCAAACGCCGAGATACTCTCCAGAAATGGTTGCGATCCAAGGAAACGATCAAAGCTGCAACACCGCGCAAATAGAATACAATCACTACAATCAGAAGCAAGCATCATCGCAGAATCGGAAGTCGGATGATGGGTACAACTGGAGGAAATACGGGCAGAAGCAGGTGAAGGGGAGCGAAAATCCAAGAAGCTATTACAAGTGCACCTTCGCGAATTGCTCGATGAAGAAGAAAGTGGAAACGGATTTAGACGGACGGATCACTGAGATCGTCTACAAAGGCAATCACAACCATCCCAAGCCTCAATCTACTCGTAGATCGTCGTTGTCTTCTTCATCGGCTTCTTCGTCCGTACACCCCAAGTCCTACTCTGCACAAATCTCCGAGCAATCGTACGGCCAGGAAAGGATCGATTCTTCCGTCGCAGCTCCCGACAACTCGACGATTTCGATTGGGGATGATGAGCTGGAGCAGAGCTCGCACAAGAGTAGGTCTGGTGGAGATGAGATCGACGATGAAGAGCCTCGTACCAAGAGAtg GAAATGCGAGAGTGAGAGTGAATGCGTTTCTGCAGTTGGAAGCAAGGCTGTGAGAGAACCCAGAGTGGTAGTTCAAACGACTAGTGACATTGATATCCTCGATGATGGCTACCGATGGAGAAAGTATGGCCAGAAAGTGGTGAAGGGGAATCCAAATCCTAG GAGCTACTACAAGTGCACGACTCCAGAGTGCGCGGTGAGGAAGCATGTGGAGCGGGCATCTCAGGATCCCCGGTCAGTGATAACAACGTACGAAGGGAAGCACAACCACGACATCCCTGCTGCTCGTGGTAGTGGTAATGGCAGGCCGAGCAGCAATGCTGGCGCAGCCATAAGGCCGACCCCATTGCCAAATAACGGTATGAGGCAGCCCATGATCGATGGCTATGACATGGGAAGCTATGGCTACTCGAGTTTTGGAACCTACGACAACACTACACCGTTTTCGAGAGCCAAAGATGAGCCTAAAGATGACTTGTTTCTCGAGTCATTGTTGTGCTGA